ATCCAAAAAAATTATATCTAATTGATTGTTGGGAAGAACAAAACCAAGAAGACTATCCGGATATACACGGTAATCAAACACAACACGAACAAGACAGCAAGTATATAAAAGTTAAAAAAAAATTTGCGGATGACCCACGAGTAGTCGTTATAAAAGCATTCTCTCCAGAAGCAAGCAAACTATTCGAAGATAGCTTTTTTGATTGGATTTATATCGATGCAAATCATACGTATGACGCAGTAAAAAAAGACCTTCATGCGTGGTTTAGTAAAGTAAAAGATCACGGATTTCTATGTGGACACGATTACACTTATCGAGGTGAACCTTATCCAATTGGTGTTATCCCTGCCGTTAATGAATTTGTACATGATCATTTTTTGAATATTACTATGCTAACCAACGAAGAATGGGCAAGCTACGCAATAGAAAAACGAGTTGTGCGTCATTAGTGCGTACGAGTTTTATTTCTGCCAGCCCAATAGTGTATTGCAAAGCTCTCTGGTTTTTTTGCAATTACCTGTTTTATCTGGTTATGCGACAAAAATTTCTGCTTCAAACCAATTGGGTATAATATACTTGCAGGAAAAGCTATAACCCTATCGTTGCAAAATGGCGCCATAGCAGCAAATGCTCTAGTAAAGTGAATCGGCCCAGTCGCCGCATTACATGCGCCCCCTTCTTTACGCAATCTGTTTTGTTGCGCTTTATCACGAGTAACTGTTTCTATACAATATTCTAAAATAGGGTGTCCGGGTACAGATCCTATGATTGCATTATTCAAACATAACACAGAGCAATCTAGCGGTGCTATTCCCGTATAAAAATCATATGTGTGATGTAAATAATCCAGAGATCGTATGCATTCAAAGTCCATATCTACATACACACCACCAAATTGATACAGTAACTCATAGCGTAGAATATTTGATTTTTCTCCGTAATTTTCTGCATTATCAAAAAACATTTTATTATACAATTTTAAGTCCCCAACATTTGCATCCGTCCACAAAATATATTCCCAATCAGGATGTAATACTTTCCACGTCTTTTGCCATGCCTTATATTCTTCTGGCAACGGAGAACCAAGCCAAATTTGATGAATAATTTTTGGAATTCTTTCTTCACGTGTTGGAGATAGTCTTGCAAAATTATTTTTTTCATACAGTATTTTAAACTGATCAAATAAAACACGAGAGTTTTTTACATCACTACATACACCATAACGTGCATAGTTTCTCATGCATTGTGCATAGCCAGAAGTATAGACGTCTTTACCCATTGAAATATCAAAATCGACGGCTTGTTCTTGTTTTAAATAAATGTGCAATACAATTTCATCAATATTAATATCTTCCCACTCAATATTTCTAACTTTTGGATGAAAACATACAAATTGTTCAATGGTTTTTTTGTTATAAATATTGTGATATAGCACATCACCATTGCGTTTGCTTGACCGTATATTATCTGCTTTATGTGATGGCTTGATAAAGAAAATCACAATTACTTCTTTGTGCGCTACACGAATTAATTCATCAACTGCTTTTTCATAATAATCAAGATGCTCAACAATATGCCTCGCATAGGCAACATCAACTCTATTATCCGGCAATGGTATTGCTTCAATGCTCCCTTGCTGTATCGGAACACCAAGCTCTTTACCACGATCAACAAGTTTTGGCGTAATATCAATACCCAAATATTCAATAGCAATATTATTCTTCTTATACCCAAAATATTCGGTACATAATCCTGCTGGTATATCTAGAATTGTTTTATACCCTTTTTCTTGAATATGCTTACGCATGCTTACGCGAGATTGTGCATTAATATCACCCAGCCACTTTTCAAGTGTTTTTATTTGCGTATCTATGTTGTTTTGCCACCATTGCTCATGATGCTTTAAATCAACAGCATTTGCAACTGTTGATAATACAAGTACAAGAATAATATTACTTTTCACTTTAACTCCTTAATTCAGTATGACTTCATCAAGTACAATTATTGCAACTCTTTTTGTACATCACGCGTTACAAAATGTGCAAATTTTAAAAATTCACCAGTACGCCCACCATTAAAGCTACCTGCACAATAGTGTTTACCTTTATTTTTTGCTATACATACACATGATTTTTTTTGTACTTCACATGTACCACATTTATATAGAAAAGCAGGATTTCTGGTAGCAACATGTTGAAACAAAATTTCATCTCCCACCGTATCGACAAACAACATGTCTGCATCACAAGTAAACAAAAAATCCATACCAATAAATAGTTTCGCCTGCTTTTCATACATATTCGTATCATAAGGACAAGCTAATTTTTCTTGGTAAATTCGTACCACATTTTCTGGCAATGGCTCATTACTATCGGTAAACACAAAGTAGGTTACATTATGTTTTTTACAAAAATATTTTTCTGCTGAAGCAATTAATAGATCAACACATTGTATGTATGTACCAGTAGCTACAATTAACAGACCAATATTATATGGTCCCTCATCACGCCGCTCTAAAAATGTTAGATCATAATCCATATGAGCTGATCTATTTTTTATTTTATACAAAGGATTAATGTCAATTTTATGCCCGGCATTAAATATATCAAGCAGTTGTTCTGGGTAATAACTATTTGTCGTACGATTTTTGTAAATTTTTTGCACCACATTAAGTGGTAAATTAACCATCTTTGATTGTTTATAGCACAAACCAAATTTATTTTTTATACTCCGAGCTTGGCCTGCCCACGCAGCTTCAAATGTATTAGGAGCTGTATAAGAAAGTCTTTTCAAATCATTCATAATAACCTCTTTTTTAAATAGCGTCATATCAACAGTATGTGGATACCCCCAATCTCCAATACCATGCACAAATTGCCATGAAAAAATATCATCTGTTATTAATCGTAGAGGTGGTACCCCTTGTGACTTATTGAGCGGATAGCAAAAATTGGTATTTTTTCCTAAACGAAGATAAAAACCATACGCATTTTCATGCTCCAGAGTTTCTATACACTCAGACAAATCAACATAATCTTTTACAATAATGTCATCTACTGCAAACAATACATAATCCTTTGAAGAATCAAAAACTGCTTGCTGCATCAATAGCTTAAAATCGCCATTTGGATTAACACCTTGGGCACATGGCATAACATATGAGAACCGTTCATACACTTTTTCATATGCCATTGCGTATCGCTCATCACTCGCACGATAGATAACAACAGTATCGCCAATACCAACCATATAGCGTTCTACCGATTCCAACAATGCATAGAGCTGCATAGGACGATTATAAGAAAAAATAACTAAATCAGCTTTTGGTTTAGAACTAACCTTAATGCGTTGTTCTGAAAAAATATACGGAACAAATAACTGTGCGAAAAAAACAAAATGCAAAAAAAAACGCGTGTATAGAAAGAGATTCACACCTCAACCCTTGTTAAAAAAACAAGTATAATGCTCACCACATCATTATTACTGTTCATACTTTTTATATACCGTTCTTTTTCTGATTACTGTCTTACAATTATATGAAAGTAGTAAATCAACTTTCTCATCGCTGAGAGGATTACTGCGATTATACACATACAGTATGTCAGAAATAAAGTGCGCATGATTAGCCGCCATTTCTAGCATAGGAAACATCAATGCCTGATCGCATACCATCGGCAAGAACTCTTTATTTTTATAATAAAAATCACTGATATCAATCTTTTTAAACAGCCATGCATAAAATGTTCGTAAATGCGTAGAAACAAATTTAAATCGGCGATATGCTTGCTGATCAATAACCCACTCTGGAATCTGTTGAGCAAAACCAACTTCACCTTCCGGATATGAAATAAACGAACCATACGTCATCCACGTGTCTGTATTTTCATATTCACGCGCAATTCGTTCCAATACATGTTCATTAAAAAACCAATCATCACCATCAAGGCTTACGATAATTTCATCATCTGCACACATGCGTACTGCATGATACCAATTTGCCATTGCACCACAATTTGTTTCATTCTTTATTAGCGTCACACGGCCCTGCATACTATGAGTATTAATATAGTTTTTAACAAGGTTATAGGTATCATCTTCTGAAGCATCGTCGATATAGATCACACGATAATTATCATATTTTTGCAAGAAAACTGACGCCAAATTGCGTTGATACCAACGAGTATTGTTATAGGAAGGAATAATGACGACCAACTTGTTATCTAATGCAAAAGTTATATTCACACAAAAAATAAACAATAATAATATTTTTTTCTTCATTATACTCTCTCATACGAATCTTTTGATCGAATAATATACTCAAATGCAACAACCATCTGCTCTCGCAATTTTCCGTCGTTTAATGGATTTGCTTGATTATACACATATAACACATCAGGAATAAAATGCGCATGATTACCCGCCATTTCAAGCATAGGAAACATCATTGCCTGATCACATGTTGTAGGAAAAAAATATCCCTCATGCATACAATCTTCTTTTTTTATCTTTTTAAACAGCCATGCATAAAATGTACGTAAGTGAGTTGGAACCACCGGATACCAACGAAATTCATTATTATCAATAATGTCTTGTGGTATCGGACTACCATAACCAACCGTTCCTGTAGGATAATATTTAAATTGTCCATACGTTAACCACGCTCCATTGTGGTATTCTTCATTTACCCGCTGCAATACATAGTTATTTTCTAACCAATCATCACCATCAAGATTAATAATAATCTCATTATCATCACATGAATTAACTGCATGATACCAATTTGCCATAGCACCACAACGCTCTTTATTTCGAAGCAAAGTAACTCGATTCCACTGCCTATATTTATCGATTGTTTGTTTGGCCAAATAATAGGTATTATCTGTCGAGCAATCGTCGATATATAAAACCCGATAATTACTATATTTTTGCTCAAATACCGATTCTAAATTCCGCTCACACCATTTGTGGTTATTATATGAAGGAATAATAACTACCATCTTTTTCTCTGGTATATAGTTAAAACAACTATAGCCCCACCACCCAGTACTAAAGCCAAAGACTGTAATACACAGTAAAATCAAAACATATCGTCTATACACGACATTCCACCTTATTATTACTCATTTTTTTTCACAAAGGATCGGATACGTGGGCTATCCATTACACTTTCAACAATCCATACGGTTGCTTACCATAGCCCATAACTTATAGAAGTCAACTGATCGCTTCTGTTTTATTTTAAAATCTAAAATTTTTATTGCATTCTCAAAACAATCTCAATAAACAGGCATACTCCAATGAGCCATACCAATCTTTGGCTTATCGAAACACAATGCCACATGTTCTAAATCGATTGTATATTGCTGCCAATACGCTGCAAATTGTTGTGGCGTATTAAAGACGGATTTTTGAATAATGCGCAATACATCATTTGTACGATATAAAGCACCAGAAATCGTATGATACACACGCCAATCATTTTGACCAAAACCAATCATCCATCCAAATAAATTATCTTCGAGCTGAAAAAATGGTGGCATACGTTGAATATGACCAGTAAAGTTGCTAACATCTCTATTTTTATCAAGGCCCAACATAAAGCAGTATGCAAAGGTACGTTCAAGTTTTTCTATACACCACTGCAAATCAATAAATTGATTAAACACCATACCATCAAACATAAATAATAAATGTTTATTTTCCAAGCGTGTTAACACCAATCCAAGTAAACTCGACAACGACATATTACTATCACCTGCATACTGAACAAATTCAACATTATCAAAAACTAATTCTAACTGCTGGTATTTTGCTTGTTGATATTCGTCCTGTGCATAGTACACAACAACCACATTGCCCTGGCTGTAGACAAATTGTTCTATTGAAACCAAAAGCTGTTCTAGCTGTTTTGGTTTATCAGCAGAAAAAATAACAATATCCGCTTGACTCTTTTTAAACGTATCAAAATACCCCGACAGATTATTGTGCACTTTTGGATATAGTTCTTTTTGTGTTCTAATAATATGGCTACCCAATACCTGCACTTCTTTGTTTACCTTAAAATCATTCAGCTCTGTTTGCACATT
The genomic region above belongs to Candidatus Dependentiae bacterium and contains:
- a CDS encoding class I SAM-dependent methyltransferase — translated: MNSIQKILILSFTPLFFINATDRLGDSVEPDLQTKIESPTPYLRSREDLLHQLPKNGIVAEVGVQEGRLSEKILRICNPKKLYLIDCWEEQNQEDYPDIHGNQTQHEQDSKYIKVKKKFADDPRVVVIKAFSPEASKLFEDSFFDWIYIDANHTYDAVKKDLHAWFSKVKDHGFLCGHDYTYRGEPYPIGVIPAVNEFVHDHFLNITMLTNEEWASYAIEKRVVRH
- a CDS encoding methyltransferase domain-containing protein yields the protein MKSNIILVLVLSTVANAVDLKHHEQWWQNNIDTQIKTLEKWLGDINAQSRVSMRKHIQEKGYKTILDIPAGLCTEYFGYKKNNIAIEYLGIDITPKLVDRGKELGVPIQQGSIEAIPLPDNRVDVAYARHIVEHLDYYEKAVDELIRVAHKEVIVIFFIKPSHKADNIRSSKRNGDVLYHNIYNKKTIEQFVCFHPKVRNIEWEDINIDEIVLHIYLKQEQAVDFDISMGKDVYTSGYAQCMRNYARYGVCSDVKNSRVLFDQFKILYEKNNFARLSPTREERIPKIIHQIWLGSPLPEEYKAWQKTWKVLHPDWEYILWTDANVGDLKLYNKMFFDNAENYGEKSNILRYELLYQFGGVYVDMDFECIRSLDYLHHTYDFYTGIAPLDCSVLCLNNAIIGSVPGHPILEYCIETVTRDKAQQNRLRKEGGACNAATGPIHFTRAFAAMAPFCNDRVIAFPASILYPIGLKQKFLSHNQIKQVIAKKPESFAIHYWAGRNKTRTH
- a CDS encoding glycosyltransferase family 2 protein; the protein is MKKKILLLFIFCVNITFALDNKLVVIIPSYNNTRWYQRNLASVFLQKYDNYRVIYIDDASEDDTYNLVKNYINTHSMQGRVTLIKNETNCGAMANWYHAVRMCADDEIIVSLDGDDWFFNEHVLERIAREYENTDTWMTYGSFISYPEGEVGFAQQIPEWVIDQQAYRRFKFVSTHLRTFYAWLFKKIDISDFYYKNKEFLPMVCDQALMFPMLEMAANHAHFISDILYVYNRSNPLSDEKVDLLLSYNCKTVIRKRTVYKKYEQ
- a CDS encoding glycosyltransferase family 2 protein, with product MYRRYVLILLCITVFGFSTGWWGYSCFNYIPEKKMVVIIPSYNNHKWCERNLESVFEQKYSNYRVLYIDDCSTDNTYYLAKQTIDKYRQWNRVTLLRNKERCGAMANWYHAVNSCDDNEIIINLDGDDWLENNYVLQRVNEEYHNGAWLTYGQFKYYPTGTVGYGSPIPQDIIDNNEFRWYPVVPTHLRTFYAWLFKKIKKEDCMHEGYFFPTTCDQAMMFPMLEMAGNHAHFIPDVLYVYNQANPLNDGKLREQMVVAFEYIIRSKDSYERV
- a CDS encoding glycosyltransferase family 2 protein; translated protein: MSIKKLAMLTISVCTCLFMPLVCLDQKKELPLVVLIPSFNNKAWYKRNLDTVFYQNYENYRVIYIDDYSTDGTADLVEKYVKECGQQHRFTLIKNKTRVRAMANLYRGFQLCGDDEIILTYDGDDWFAHEHVFELINDVYQQRNEKGVDVWLTYGFFKNWPSGKLGYLKPVTDQMVENQLYRKKWWAPGQLRTFYGWLAKQIKLKDLIFTGPYFQGQFFPANYDLAIYYPMMEMAGYHFKRIDEPIYVRNVQTELNDFKVNKEVQVLGSHIIRTQKELYPKVHNNLSGYFDTFKKSQADIVIFSADKPKQLEQLLVSIEQFVYSQGNVVVVYYAQDEYQQAKYQQLELVFDNVEFVQYAGDSNMSLSSLLGLVLTRLENKHLLFMFDGMVFNQFIDLQWCIEKLERTFAYCFMLGLDKNRDVSNFTGHIQRMPPFFQLEDNLFGWMIGFGQNDWRVYHTISGALYRTNDVLRIIQKSVFNTPQQFAAYWQQYTIDLEHVALCFDKPKIGMAHWSMPVY